The Mytilus trossulus isolate FHL-02 chromosome 3, PNRI_Mtr1.1.1.hap1, whole genome shotgun sequence genome contains a region encoding:
- the LOC134711869 gene encoding uncharacterized protein LOC134711869 isoform X2 encodes MRTKKPEWLEQYQEVSRKQQEYLSKVQNLRQSIQNKDEHVLMVSVERERHLKGRRSDRRHPTMNKMKQTVITFRPKPFPSRPIQDRRLQLVPHSIPRKLPPIIKPSLLHVDLTSGFRRTDPTVIPVELEQAHTDLEAIEAIAERNKIDLKGMLRVQSPPSKRRQELSVSKVCLKDITPEIVAPLFRMPLPDMEYITNLSSRKEIVATEKSK; translated from the coding sequence atgaGGACCAAAAAGCCGGAGTGGTTAGAACAGTATCAAGAAGTTAGTAGAAAACAACAAGAATACTTATCAAAAGTACAAAACTTGAGGCAGAGCATTCAGAACAAAGATGAACATGTTCTTATGGTTTCTGTGGAACGAGAGCGACACTTGAAAGGTCGTCGTTCAGATCGACGCCATCCTACAAtgaacaaaatgaaacaaacagtAATAACATTCCGACCAAAACCGTTTCCGTCTCGACCTATTCAAGACAGACGATTACAACTTGTTCCCCATTCGATTCCAAGGAAACTTCCTCCCATCATTAAACCTAGTTTATTGCATGTTGATTTAACGAGTGGGTTTAGACGAACTGATCCTACCGTAATTCCGGTAGAGTTAGAACAAGCTCATACAGACTTGGAAGCTATTGAAGCTATTGCCGAACgcaacaaaattgatttgaaaGGCATGTTAAGAGTGCAAAGTCCGCCTTCTAAGCGTAGACAAGAACTTTCTGTTAGTAAGGTGTGTTTAAAAGACATAACACCAGAAATTGTAGCGCCGTTGTTTAGAATGCCTTTACCAGATATGGAATACATAACAAACTTAAGTTCAAGGAAAGAGATTGTGGCAACGGAAAAATCAAAGTGA
- the LOC134711869 gene encoding uncharacterized protein LOC134711869 isoform X1, protein MSKAKDIPRKEKMRTKKPEWLEQYQEVSRKQQEYLSKVQNLRQSIQNKDEHVLMVSVERERHLKGRRSDRRHPTMNKMKQTVITFRPKPFPSRPIQDRRLQLVPHSIPRKLPPIIKPSLLHVDLTSGFRRTDPTVIPVELEQAHTDLEAIEAIAERNKIDLKGMLRVQSPPSKRRQELSVSKVCLKDITPEIVAPLFRMPLPDMEYITNLSSRKEIVATEKSK, encoded by the coding sequence aaaatgaGGACCAAAAAGCCGGAGTGGTTAGAACAGTATCAAGAAGTTAGTAGAAAACAACAAGAATACTTATCAAAAGTACAAAACTTGAGGCAGAGCATTCAGAACAAAGATGAACATGTTCTTATGGTTTCTGTGGAACGAGAGCGACACTTGAAAGGTCGTCGTTCAGATCGACGCCATCCTACAAtgaacaaaatgaaacaaacagtAATAACATTCCGACCAAAACCGTTTCCGTCTCGACCTATTCAAGACAGACGATTACAACTTGTTCCCCATTCGATTCCAAGGAAACTTCCTCCCATCATTAAACCTAGTTTATTGCATGTTGATTTAACGAGTGGGTTTAGACGAACTGATCCTACCGTAATTCCGGTAGAGTTAGAACAAGCTCATACAGACTTGGAAGCTATTGAAGCTATTGCCGAACgcaacaaaattgatttgaaaGGCATGTTAAGAGTGCAAAGTCCGCCTTCTAAGCGTAGACAAGAACTTTCTGTTAGTAAGGTGTGTTTAAAAGACATAACACCAGAAATTGTAGCGCCGTTGTTTAGAATGCCTTTACCAGATATGGAATACATAACAAACTTAAGTTCAAGGAAAGAGATTGTGGCAACGGAAAAATCAAAGTGA